The Geobacillus genomosp. 3 genome segment ATTTTGCTCTTTTATCCGTTTATCAAGCGCGGAGCCCAATCCGCCAAATGGGCGCATGCCGCCTTATTGGCAACGACATTGTTTTATACGCTGCTTACCGTGCTGACATTGGCTTACTTTAGCGAGAAACAGCTGCAGCGGCAAATTTGGCCGACATTGACGATGTGGAAAATGGTTGAGCTGCCGTTTATTGAACGGTTTGAATACGTCGGCATCGCCAATTGGCTGCTGATCATTTTACCGAACGTCTGCTTAGGGCTGTGGTGTTCTTCCCGTATATGCAAACAGCTTTTTCCCATCCGCCAAAAAACGGCTTTGCTGATTATTGCCGCCATTTGTTTTTTCAGCACGCTGTTCGTTCATGATCGCAAACAAGTCGACCTCATTAACACCATTTTAAACAGAACCGGCTTTTATTTTCTCTATATATGGATTCCTTGTGTCGCAGTCATCACCTATATCGTGAAGAAAGTGAGAGGGAACGTATGAGAATGCGGACCGCCCTGTTGGCTATGGCCATCGTCGCCATCTTGTCCGGCTGCCTTCGCAAAGAAATTTTAGATGATATCAATATTGAAAGCGCCGTTGGATTTGATGAGGCGGGAAAAGACAAAGTTCGGGGAACCATTCTCATTCCGGTTTACAAAAAAGGAGAAACAGCGAACAAAACGTTGACGGCCGTTTCCACTACGGCGAAAGATGTGATGGAAGAACTGCAATACAAAACATCCGAACCGCTCGTCAGCGGAAGCATTGAGACTGCCTTGTACGGGGAACGCCTCGCCAGAAAAGGAATATTTCCGTTCGTTGATCAACTTCGTCGCGATGCAAGCATCGGGACGCGACTTTATTTGGCCGTGGTGGACGGGACGGCCAAACATCTGCTCGAGGGAAATTATGGCCGCCAAGGAAGCGGCATTTACCTTTCCAACTTGGTCAGACAAAATATCGAGCAACGGGATTTGCCGAAAACAAATTTACATTTATTTCTAAAATCATACTACGCCGATGGAAAAGACCCGTTTTTGCCATACGTACGCCGGGCCGGTGAAGATGTACAGGTGGCCGGCGTAGCCTTATTCCGCGGCGACCGGGTTGTCGATACGCTGAAACGAAACGACATGTTCTACTTTAAAATCGCCATGGATTCTTATAGTGAAGGCACCCATACCATCCGGCTCGACAACCAAAACTTCGTATCCATTAAAAACATCTCGACAAAGCGGACCATTTCTTTTTCAGGCCCCAAAACCCGACCGTCCATTCATATTCATATCGCCCTTGAAGGCGTCGTGCGCGAATACAAACGCGGGGCGTTCACATTCGCTGTCCGCCGGTCTGTCGAAAAAACATTTGCGCAACAAATCCGCTCGAAAACCGGGGCCCTTCTCCGCTGTTTTCAAGAACACCAAATCGACCCGGTCGGCCTTGGCGAATTTGCCGCCAGTCATTATCGCCGCTTTCACTACCGTGATTTTTACAAGCATTACGACCAGCTTCCGATCCGCGTCACCGCCGATGTGACGATCCGTGACAGCGGCATTATCGAATAAGCATCCCTGCTTCACCGGCGGGATGCTTACTCTTTAAGGCTTCGTTTCAATACCACCAGCCTGGATACGGCGGATACGGCGGATACGGATAAAACGGGCGCGGAGCTAGAGCGCCGCCGAGCAATCCGCCCAAAAACCCGCCGATGAACGGAGCGCCAAACAGCAAACCTGGAAATGGCATCGTTCTTTCTCCTTTCATTCATGAATAGGATGCGATACTTTATTCATATGCACATAACAAAAAAGAGGGTGGGCTGTCCGCCCAACCTCCGCTCCTTTCTCACCACCAAATCGGGCCATACCAATACGGGTAGAAAAACGGCGGGAACAAGGCGCTGCCAAGCAGCCCCCCTAAAAAGCCGCCGAAAAACGGAGCGCCAAAAAACGGGAAACCGAACGGCCGCCAAAACCCCCAAGGCCGCCAAATGCGCGCATCCGCCATCTCAATATGGTTCACTTTGCTTCCCTCCTTCCGCCTGCCCTTAGTCTCACTGTATGTATGAAAAACGCCTGTTGCTTAGGCGTGCACCTAGCCGGCCAAAAAGAAACGGGCGGCTGTCCGCCGCCCCCGCTTATACAAGTTCTCCCCGCATCTGTCCATACAAACAGGCGATCGAATCAAACAAAATGCGCACCGCTTCAGTCATCTCGTCTTCGCTCATGGAAAGGACCGGAATGAACGTCAACACCGGGCCGAGCGGGCGGATGACAAGCCCCCTCCGGCGCGCTTCGAGGATAATGCGGTGCTCCATCATGGCCGCGCGCGGAAAAATCGCTTTCGTCCTCCGCTCTTTTACAATTTCAATGCCGCACATGAGCCCTTTTTGCCGAATATCGCCGACGATCGGGATTTCATACAATGCCTCGAGCCGTTCCGTCAGCCTGTGCGCCTTTCGTTGAACATCAGCAAGCAAACCGCGTGCTTCGATGAGCTCGATGTTTTTCAGCGCGGCGGAACAAGCGAGCTGGTTCCCCGTATACGTATGACCGTGGTAAAACGTTTTGTCTTCATCCGCTTTGCCGAGAAACGCCGCATACACGTCTTCAGTGACGAGCGTCGCGGCCAGCGGCAAATACCCTCCGGTGATCCCTTTCCCAACGCAGACGAGATCCGGCTTTGCCTCTTCCTGCTCGCAGGCGAACATCGTGCCGGTGCGGCCGAAGCCGACGGCGACCTCATCGCAAATGAAAAGCACCCCATACCGGCGGCAAAGCGTTTCGACTCCTTTTAAAAACCCGCGCGGGTGGACGATGATCCCCGCCGCTCCTTGCACAAGCGGTTCCACGATCACGCCGGCGATGTGCTCATGCTGCTCTTCAAGCACTCGTTCCAGCTCACGCAAACAATAGCGGACGATCTCCTGCTCGCTTCCGTATTCGTCCATACGGTACACATACGGCGACGGCACTTCGATCCGCTCAAACAACAGCGGCGCAAAAATGCGATGGAACACCTCCATTCCCCCGACGCTCACCGCCCCGACCGTATCGCCATGGTACGCCTCTTTCAACGAGACAAATTTGTTTTTCTTCGCATAGCGGACCGGGTCGATGTTTTTCCAATACTGATAGGCGATCTTGAGTGCGATTTCCACCGCCGCCGCCCCGGTGTCGGAATAAAACACTTTCGACATGTGCGGCCAATATTCCAGCAGCCGTTTGGCCAGCAAAATCGACGGCACGTTCGCCGATCCGAGCAGCGTCGAGTGGGCGATTTTCTCCAATTGCTCGCGAAGCGCCGCATTCAATTCCGGGTCGTTATGGCCGTGGACGTTGACCCATAGCGACGCATAGCCGTCTAGGTACCGATTGCCGTCGACATCATACAAATAGCTTCCTTGCCCGCGTTCAATGATCAACGGGCGTTCTTGCGCATACTGTTTCATTTGCGTGAACGGATGCCAGACGCACTGCTTGTCCCACTGTTCCAATTGCTCGCAGCTATACGCCAACGCCCAACACCTCCAGCCATCGTTTCGCTTCCCCTTGCCTAATCCACTGTTCCGCCAGCCTTTCCAGCTCCTCCCTTGTCACTGCAGGAAGAAGCGGCACGACCGCCAGCACCGGCAGCTGCACCAAAGCGGCAATCATGTCGACATTGTTTCGGTCGATGATGTCTTGCTCCTGAAACCGATTGAACGCAAGACCCAACAACCGAATGCCTTTGGCGTCCGCATACGCCGCCGTCGTCACCGCGTGGTGAATCGCCCCGAGGCTTGAGAGCGACACGAGCACCGCCGGCAGCCGATAGTCGCGGACAAAATCGCCCGTCATATACCACCTTCCGTCGCGCTCGCACCACGGGACGGCCAACCCTCCCGCCCCTTCGACGAGCACGACATCATAGCGCTGTTTCAGCCGCTCGAGCCGTTCGGCAATCCGCTCCGGTTCGATGGACGTCCCGGTCAACGCCGCTGCCAAATGCGGCGACATCGCCGGCTCCATATAGTACATCCCTTCCACAGCGGGAAGCTTGGCCACTCGTTCATACCAATCCTGCTCGGCAAACGACACCCCATCTTCGGCCAGTCCGGTCTGAACCGGTTTAAACACACTTACACTCATGCCAAGCCGCTCGAGCGCCAATGCCGCGATGGACGTCACCACCGTCTTGCCGATTTCCGTTCCTGTTCCGGTCATAAAAATTACGTTTCCCATTGTTACCCCCCTATCCCCCGTGTCATCGTAAGCGGCCGGATGTGCGGCCATACGCGCGCCGCGATGACCGAACAAACGGCACAAAGCACGAGATCCCCCGGCATTGGAAGCAGGAAGCCAAACCAGATTGTTTGGCCGATGGTAAGCGGAGTTGCGGCGACCCATTTCATCACTATGTACAGCCACGTGCAGCCAAACGCATACACGACCAACAAGGCCGCCGCATTCGCCTTCCATATGTCCCGTGCTTTTGTCCATTGAAAGCGGCGCACCAACGAGCCGCCGGTATACGCTCCGGCGATGAAACCGAGCAAATAGCCAAACGTCGGCTTCAGCACATAACCGAGCCCGCCTCCTTCCGCAAACACCGGCGCGCCCGCCAACCCGATCGACACGTAAAGCAGCTGGCTGAGCGCTCCCATTCTCGGACCGAGCAGGCAGCCCGACAAATAGACCGCGGCGATTTGCAGCGTAAACGGCACATACGGCACCGGGATTTTGATGAATCCGCCGACCGCCGTCAACGCGGCGAAAAAGGCCGCCCAAACAAAGGCATGGATTCGCACCTCTTCCCTCCTCTCCAATATTTGTTTCTATTGTGCCTAACACCCTTTTATTTGTCAACTAATTTTTTATATAGGTTTACATATAAACGAAAACACGGAGTCCCGAAAGCAGCGGGACTCCGATTTGACACGGCGAGGGACCGTCTTTGTGAACGCGGCAGGGGAGTCCGTTCCGTCGGCCAACGTTTCACCGCGTCTTTTCACAAGTCGAACAAATCCGTTCGTTCGCCGTCCATTTCCGGCATCGCCGGCTTACCCCGTCTTTCTTCCTTTTTCAGCAGCGACGACAACAGGCGCACCGCTTCGGCAATATACCTTCCTTTGTTCAACATGACGCACTGCGCCTGCTTTCCAAGGAAAACGTCCGAAATCTCGGCGCGCGACGGAATTCCCTTTTTCGCCATTTGTTCGAGCACTTGCGTCGCCCAAATGACCGGGATGTGTGCCGCACGGCAGAGCGCCAAAATGTCGCGTTGGGCGGCGGCAAGACGGTCAAACCCGATCTCAAGCGCCAAATCGCCGCGTGCAATCATGACGCCAAACGCCGGGATTTGCAACCCTTCCAACAAAAGACGGGCCAGGTTGTGAAGCGCCGTCTGCGTCTCAATTTTCGCAATCACCGGCAGAGAGTCCGCCCCTTGTTCGGCAAGCAAATACGAAAGCTTCCGCAAATCATGAGGCGTTTGCACAAACGACAGCCCGACGATGTCCGCATGACTGGCGATGAACGGAATCCATTCCAGGTCGCGATCCGTAAGCGGCGGAACCGTCAAGTGGGGAAAAGAATCCGGAAGATGAAGGCCCGTTCCTTGCTTAATCGCTTTCCGCTTCCCGCCATCAAAAACGACTTTGGCCTCCACATACCGATCATGCACTTTGACGATCCGCGCAACCATTTGCCCATCGTTTAAGTAAAGGCGGTCCCCTGCCCTCACATTGCGCCACGCCTTCGCCAATGTCGTCGTCATTTTGATCCCGGCCCCCCCGTACGCTGCCATAAAGGCGGCATCATCGAAATAAATATGCAGCGGTGTGCCGGCGGTCGCAAACGCTTTCACCGGAATCAACAAGGCGGAAGAAACGGTGAAAGAGGCTTTCCCGTTTTGCAGTTTCATCTCTTTTTGCACATAAGCTGTCCGTGAAAGGAACACTTTAAAACAAGACGGCGCGATTTGTTCGGTCACCCGCAGTTTTTGTTTTTTTCCGCGCACATCGGTAAACAGCAGTTCATCTCCTTCTTCAACGGCTGCTCCGTCCTCAGCCGTCAACTGCCACATGAATGAAACATCGCGGGGAAGCGGAGACGGAGGCGGGAAGGAAGAGAAGGAGATGAGGCCGACTAACGGCTCTATTGCTTCCCCATATTGATTTTTCTTTACCGAAAGCTTCATCGTCCCCATGTTGACCGCCAGGCGGTCGACCCGGATTTTCGGCCCCGGCAGATCCATGTAAATGCGGCATTTCCTCCCCTGCATCTGTTGCGCTAACTGCCTCTCCGCTTGACGGATGACGGAAACGAGCGATTCCCACGTTTCCGGTGAACCGTAGGCGCAGTTGATGCGGGCGACATCCATACCGTACAGAAGCAGCCGCTCGATCAGCCCCGGTTCATCGACCCACGACTCGTCCATCGTCACCATAATGTGCGTCGGCCGATGCGGACGAGAGCTTCCAAACACGGCCTTTGTCCGTTCATGAAGCAGCTCGTTCGCTTCCTTTCTCGTCACCTTTCGCCACTCTGTTTTGCCGTCGACCGGCACATGCAGACAAGCGAGCACTTGCTCCATCATATCAATGAGATGCGCTTCCCGGCCGTCAAGCTGCCATCCGTGTTCTTCGAGCGCCTCAGCCAAATCTGACGGCATGCACCCCCTCATATACGCGTAAGCCAGCAGCTGATCCCGGCTTCCCTCGTGAAAGGAAAGGGGAACTTCCTTCCGCTTTTGTCCCACCCATTCCGCCATCTCGCGGTAAAAAGCTGCCAGGCGGGCGCCCAACTCCCGTTTATCGTGCATCAGCGGCACCAACCCTCATCAAAAATGCGGTTTTATTTTTATATATTCGCCGCCAGCCCAAATAAGGACAGAAAAAAACCGGCGCCATTCGCCGGTTCGACACACTAGTACGGTGTTATTTTTGAACGACAATTTTCATCCCGCATTGACAAAGCACCGAATGTTTCAGCCGCCGCACGGGCTGTTGGCATTGTTCACAAATCATCGTTTTATTCACTCGTTCTTCTCTCCTTTGTCATCCCTTCTGCTTTCCATTATACACCTAGCCATATTTAAAGTAAATATAATTTAATAATAAGTATCATTTTATAAAACAAATCATTTGGACCTTATTTCCACTTATGCTACACTATCCATAGTATTAATATTCAAACAAAGGGAGGCTGTGACGATGTACGACATCGCCATTATCGGGGCCGGCCCCGCGGGGGCAAGCGCCGCCATTTTCACCGCCAAAGCCGGGAAGAAAACCGTCTTGTTTGACCATGACAAAGGGATGACGAAACGCGCTTGGGTGGAAAACCATTACGGCGTCCCGCAAATCAGCGGGCCGGAATTGGTGGAAACCGGGAAAAAGCAAGCAGCGAAATTCGGCGCGGAATTGGTCGAAGCACAAGTGACCGACGTGCAAAAAACAGACGGGGGGTTCCGTCTCGAAACGGAAAACGGCTCCTATGAGGCGAAACACGTCATTTTCGCCACCGGCGTCGCCACCGATCTGGCGGAAAAAATCGGCCTGCGCACAAAACCGGGAACAGAGCCGCGCATTAAAACGGTGCTTGACGTCGATGCCGACGGCAAAACGAACATCGACGGCATTTGGGCGGCCGGGACGGTCGCCGGCGTCAGCGTCCATACGATCATCACCGCCGGCAACGGCGCGAACGTTGCCATCAACGTCATTAGCGAGCTGAACGGCGAGCGATATGTCGATCATGATGTATTGAAAAAATGACAAAACGAGGGTGTCTCAAACGCAACGAGACACCCTTTTTCCGTGCTATATATGCATTGAACCGATCCGTACCTCTCTATCTTGTCTGTTGCCGCCGGACAGACGGCCATAGACGCAGCCGAAACACCATACGGCAGGCTGAACGACCGCTTGCGTCATCACCGCATCCAAACGACAGTCGGCCGCCCCGCCCACCCGGAGGCGCTCACCGCCCGATGCTCCGGTACTTCCCTTCAAAAAACAAGAGCGGGTCGCCCGGTTCGTCTTTCAGCAAAATCTCGGTCACTTCCCCAAAATAAAGCGTATGGTCGCCGGCCACGTGCGTGCTGTGGACGTTGCATAAAATATTCGCCATCGCATCCGGCAAAATCGGATGACCGTCCACCCATTCAAACGAAACAGGGCGTTCTTCTTTCAACTGGCCGGCAAACAAGCGCGACAGCTCCTCTTGATCGCGCGTCAAAATGTTAATGGCAAACTTCCCTGTTTGCTTGACGATGTCATGCATCCGCGCTTTATGGCCGATCGAGACGACGACAAGCTTCGGATCAAGCGAAACGGACATAAACGCGTTCGCCGTCATCCCT includes the following:
- a CDS encoding biotin transporter BioY, which produces MRIHAFVWAAFFAALTAVGGFIKIPVPYVPFTLQIAAVYLSGCLLGPRMGALSQLLYVSIGLAGAPVFAEGGGLGYVLKPTFGYLLGFIAGAYTGGSLVRRFQWTKARDIWKANAAALLVVYAFGCTWLYIVMKWVAATPLTIGQTIWFGFLLPMPGDLVLCAVCSVIAARVWPHIRPLTMTRGIGG
- a CDS encoding flavin reductase family protein — protein: MDDRTFRNAMGKFATGVTVVTTDFQGEVKGMTANAFMSVSLDPKLVVVSIGHKARMHDIVKQTGKFAINILTRDQEELSRLFAGQLKEERPVSFEWVDGHPILPDAMANILCNVHSTHVAGDHTLYFGEVTEILLKDEPGDPLLFFEGKYRSIGR
- the bioD gene encoding dethiobiotin synthase, which codes for MGNVIFMTGTGTEIGKTVVTSIAALALERLGMSVSVFKPVQTGLAEDGVSFAEQDWYERVAKLPAVEGMYYMEPAMSPHLAAALTGTSIEPERIAERLERLKQRYDVVLVEGAGGLAVPWCERDGRWYMTGDFVRDYRLPAVLVSLSSLGAIHHAVTTAAYADAKGIRLLGLAFNRFQEQDIIDRNNVDMIAALVQLPVLAVVPLLPAVTREELERLAEQWIRQGEAKRWLEVLGVGV
- a CDS encoding NAD(P)/FAD-dependent oxidoreductase gives rise to the protein MYDIAIIGAGPAGASAAIFTAKAGKKTVLFDHDKGMTKRAWVENHYGVPQISGPELVETGKKQAAKFGAELVEAQVTDVQKTDGGFRLETENGSYEAKHVIFATGVATDLAEKIGLRTKPGTEPRIKTVLDVDADGKTNIDGIWAAGTVAGVSVHTIITAGNGANVAINVISELNGERYVDHDVLKK
- a CDS encoding pyruvate kinase, giving the protein MHDKRELGARLAAFYREMAEWVGQKRKEVPLSFHEGSRDQLLAYAYMRGCMPSDLAEALEEHGWQLDGREAHLIDMMEQVLACLHVPVDGKTEWRKVTRKEANELLHERTKAVFGSSRPHRPTHIMVTMDESWVDEPGLIERLLLYGMDVARINCAYGSPETWESLVSVIRQAERQLAQQMQGRKCRIYMDLPGPKIRVDRLAVNMGTMKLSVKKNQYGEAIEPLVGLISFSSFPPPSPLPRDVSFMWQLTAEDGAAVEEGDELLFTDVRGKKQKLRVTEQIAPSCFKVFLSRTAYVQKEMKLQNGKASFTVSSALLIPVKAFATAGTPLHIYFDDAAFMAAYGGAGIKMTTTLAKAWRNVRAGDRLYLNDGQMVARIVKVHDRYVEAKVVFDGGKRKAIKQGTGLHLPDSFPHLTVPPLTDRDLEWIPFIASHADIVGLSFVQTPHDLRKLSYLLAEQGADSLPVIAKIETQTALHNLARLLLEGLQIPAFGVMIARGDLALEIGFDRLAAAQRDILALCRAAHIPVIWATQVLEQMAKKGIPSRAEISDVFLGKQAQCVMLNKGRYIAEAVRLLSSLLKKEERRGKPAMPEMDGERTDLFDL
- a CDS encoding Ger(x)C family spore germination protein produces the protein MRMRTALLAMAIVAILSGCLRKEILDDINIESAVGFDEAGKDKVRGTILIPVYKKGETANKTLTAVSTTAKDVMEELQYKTSEPLVSGSIETALYGERLARKGIFPFVDQLRRDASIGTRLYLAVVDGTAKHLLEGNYGRQGSGIYLSNLVRQNIEQRDLPKTNLHLFLKSYYADGKDPFLPYVRRAGEDVQVAGVALFRGDRVVDTLKRNDMFYFKIAMDSYSEGTHTIRLDNQNFVSIKNISTKRTISFSGPKTRPSIHIHIALEGVVREYKRGAFTFAVRRSVEKTFAQQIRSKTGALLRCFQEHQIDPVGLGEFAASHYRRFHYRDFYKHYDQLPIRVTADVTIRDSGIIE
- the bioA gene encoding adenosylmethionine--8-amino-7-oxononanoate transaminase translates to MAYSCEQLEQWDKQCVWHPFTQMKQYAQERPLIIERGQGSYLYDVDGNRYLDGYASLWVNVHGHNDPELNAALREQLEKIAHSTLLGSANVPSILLAKRLLEYWPHMSKVFYSDTGAAAVEIALKIAYQYWKNIDPVRYAKKNKFVSLKEAYHGDTVGAVSVGGMEVFHRIFAPLLFERIEVPSPYVYRMDEYGSEQEIVRYCLRELERVLEEQHEHIAGVIVEPLVQGAAGIIVHPRGFLKGVETLCRRYGVLFICDEVAVGFGRTGTMFACEQEEAKPDLVCVGKGITGGYLPLAATLVTEDVYAAFLGKADEDKTFYHGHTYTGNQLACSAALKNIELIEARGLLADVQRKAHRLTERLEALYEIPIVGDIRQKGLMCGIEIVKERRTKAIFPRAAMMEHRIILEARRRGLVIRPLGPVLTFIPVLSMSEDEMTEAVRILFDSIACLYGQMRGELV